ATGTACGTCACCAATAAATTTACACTGACAAATATAGATAAAATACATACTCATGCATCAAACAAATCATGACACAATGCACCCAACAATACTAAATTGTGCTAATATTATGTGTATAAATTGTGGAATAAGGCAAATGTAAATTTAGATAATGACTTAAGAGTCTTTGTTCATTTACTTACTTGGTTGTTTAAACCACCACAAtccctttttttttgaatagcACAATCCCATTTTAAAATTGCAACAAAAGTGCTTTATTTTAAGTGGAGATTAAATCTAAATCAGTTCCCACATTATCACATATGCCCATGTGGCAAATGCTGCCATATACTTTGGTTTGACATTTTTGTAATGAGAGTTCACGCCAAGGCTAAAGTCatactattttcaaaaaatgagGATTTAAATGAGGCATTTCGAAATGcagggactaaaattaaaacTCGCAccgaaaacatatttaagccagaCAAAATATTTGCAATCACATCCTAGTCAGAAATTATTACTCCAGCTCCCCATTGCTAGAGATATACAACATGAGGAACGAGAGCTAGATATTCCATCAAAATTTGATCTTGAAGGCATCCTTGAATGGAACACCGATGGGATGGCTTAACATCAGTTTATtagaaaaatgaaatgaaatgatcATGGTAAGAAAAGTGGAAATAAAGAGTGAAAGCACAGTAAAACTGTTAATTGCAGGATTCAATGTGGAATATTAAAAGGTTGGTGGGATGATTATTTAACTCAAGCTTATTTTTCAACAAATTCAAACATCAGTAAAAACTAAAGGGTTAATAATCAACCAATTGCAAAGGTTATTTTGAATAGCTCAAAATTTTATTGGatgtaacaatttttttagaaaagaacCTCAGCAACATTACATTACTTAATGATTAGAGAGAAAAGGACAAGGAAGGCAAGAAATAAAGATCAAAATCAATCTCATTAGCATGGGTGGCTGTTTCCTATACCATTTTCCCCCCATTTTACAATGCAATATTACGTAGTACAAATTGTTATACAAAAAATCTATTTTCCTATACAATCTCATTTGTTCTTTTGGATACACAAGAAAATAATGAAACTAATTTCACGTACAACAGCCTCTCAGGGAGTGAAGTTTGGATAAATCCCTATTTTATATTCTGCAAACTCCATTCCCAATTTGATAGACTCCTTTATTGTCTCCAATGCATAAAATAATAGCAGGCAGGAAGTAACACATGATTTGATCAGCACAAAAGAAGTTAACGTAGGATAGATTTGGTGCTATTGTTTCTTGGCCTGCAGAAATTACAAAATCACGTGTATAGATAGGAGATTAACAAATGATATTATACTggaaataggaaaaaaagaacAGGAATGCATACACACTCTCACAAATAAGGACACTATGATTAACAAAGGGAGACATGAGCAGGAGTTACCAAAATAGAGAGACATCACATATTttgttcaaaaaaattattgtattgATCTATGCTAAAGCAGCAGTGCTTTTCCCCTTCAAGGATGTAACCAAACACAACCATATTCATATATGTATTTTGGAAGTAGAGGGATCGAAGGAAAGATGCATCATGATGAGATCAGTTATTCTTTTGCTTCCTTCTTGTGCAATGAGTGATGATTTGGTCACACAGGTTAATATGCACAGATTCAAATGGTATGACTAGAACAGCCATAGTAACTATAAGAgagcaaaaataaaaacaaagaataATTTAAGAAAGGAAATGTTGAGATAGATGCAAGGCAAGATAATgaaatgggaaaaaaaaaaacattttcatgTTTTGCATCCTGATCACTGTAATTAAAAGATCAATGATTAGAACTTGGAAAAAAGATATTATAGATAACCAGTCTAATGTATTGGAGAATATGATGAGGTCTCAAACTAATCAAAGTTCATGGCATACACACCGAAAATGACAAACTCTAGAGAGTTAATGGCAattgattttcaaattttaacagTGACACTAGGCACTAGCATGTACCTTCTAGCATGGTAGTTTACCTATGATTTTGTTTGCTTTTCCTCCCATTATATGGAAATATGAGGATATGAAAAGAGGGTAAATGGCATAGTAGAGAAACACTACCTTTCTCAAGTATTTCTTGTGAAGTTTCATAGCCCCAGAGCAAGCCTTTTTGGCATCTAGATTTCCAGTTGTGTCATTCAATATCTGAGAAAATTCATATCCAAGGTGCAAAGAAGGAATTAAACAGATACAAAAAGCAAAGCAAAACTTGTTAAGGAATATAATGTCTTAAGACACAACTTTCATTATGAAACAAATGCAACCTTGTCACAGCTTGTTCACTAAGTACGGAAAAATAATTTCATTCCTTTTGTATCAAAgcaatttttccttttcttgaACTTAAACTTGAATGTCACAAGACTAACCTTGACAACATCATCCAAGCCTCGCGCTTCATGAAGTAGTTCTGCACTTTTATCTTTCAACACACTAGCAGCAAGGAAAATAGATATAGGAAGAGGAGCTTCAGAATTCTTTGTTCCATTTCTCATATTCGCTCTTTCATACTTTCCGCATTGATGTATTGACTTTGCTTTTCCTTTAGGGCCCTCAGTTTTCTTAGTAGCTGATTGAGGCTCTTCATACATCAAGAACAAGTCAGGATCATATTCTAGAGCCCACATCATCTGGTAAACATTTCAAGCTATTAGTTATCAATCATCATTTTACAAAGATTCCCAAGATACTCCCTtgcaaatagaaaaagaaaggaaatatGATTCCATAAACTGTTTCCATGAGGAAAAAtattacacacacacacaccgtACATATATTATATTAACACAAAGGGAACAATGCAAACTCATCTAGCAAACAGAAGATACTATAAATATATTATCAATAATTTGACCCAATAACTTTTAATATAAAGTAATGTTAACAATCTGAAAGAATAATGATTAATAGCAAAACAGAATTGAAAATCATATCCATACTGAGAGAACAACTACTATACTCAGAGAGTAAATTAATGTTCCTTTGTTCAATAAATGTAATAGAATATATCACAAATAGAGAATCCAAACACACCTCCCAAAGGAACAATGAATCACAAAAGGAGAATTCCCGACGAAACAGAACCATTAGCATCCGAAAAGCAAACAGATAGCCACCTCCACCAAGATGCTCTATGCTCCAAAATGAGAAGACAGCACATTGTTATTTATCATCTCTCAAACATTATATGAAATGTTAATAAAGAAAAGAGAGGGGGTTTATTTAACAACTTCAAATCACAAGATAACAGTGAACAAACCAGTTTCCATTAATAATTTCTCACAATCATCATTTCTTAAAACAACAATCACAACCAAACCATACAATTAAAATCAGAAAATTTTATTCCATATTTGACAAATAAAATACAGCGAAAGTATGTAAGAAAATACCTAAATGTTTGTGAAGTTTTGGATCAATTACTTGAGTAATTGAAGCCAAATTACTTAGTTGAGCCTCCACCCCAACAGAGTTATTAGTGCATCTGAAATTTCCTCGCTTTGAAAAGTCAAGAATATAGATAGTGAGAAATTGAGATAAAGCTGAAAGTCTGAAATACTATTAATAAAATTTGtaatatatatgaaaaaaaattatagcagTTAAGTGTAGAGTTCACTGTTCACCAAGAATGCTTGTGCGCCAACTTGTTGAATAAAATTTCAAACAACTACCATCAATGACAAAGTGTGTCTTTGGATCCCATATGAGTACAATGTGAACGGACTTTCAACTCATTTCGCGAGAGTTCAGTtcacttttttttcttgaagTGCATGTGAAGTCTGTTTGCGTAAGTGCAAATGGATAACCAAACTTATCTTAACCCTCCTAAATACTTATGCTTCTATGTGAAGGCGCAAGAATGGCTTTATTACACCCATAACACACCTCAATGCTTATTTGGAATAATAGGGGACAAAGATGAACTGTTCAACACTAAGTCATGGACGTTCTTCCCCTCTAATACCATCATGTCAATAACCAATTCTCCTAAATAAGTTGTTAGATGAAGGCTCAAGATATGTTTTATCATTTCTCTAGCTATACAAATACATTATAAGCTCACTCGTAATTTTCTACACAGAAGTCCATCTTTCCAATCAGCATAATTTTGTTATATTGGGTAAAGGACcctgaatggttttatattatatttctagcacacccctcacgcaagagccaaCTTGAGCTTGAAGTGCGGACAATGCACAAGCCCACAAACCATGTGCTGATATTCAaccttttttattagaataatggggGCAACAAGGATCAAATTCTAGACCAATTGGTCATAGAGGCTTTGATACCATGCCATGAACCAATTGTCCCAAAAGCTAAAGCTCTTGGGTAAGGGACTccgaatggttttatattatatttctaacaataaATAAAGGAAATTGTAATTAGTTTCAATATCATAATGAATGGACATCTTAACAAACCCATATGCATTGTGCAACTTAAACGAGAGTTAATTGAGAGTAAAATCAGGGAGAAGCAAACTAGGAATATAAACAAAAAACCCTGTAAAAAAGAAAGAGGAAACTCGAATAACCAAACATTAGATTTTTTTACTAATTCttaaaagaaatattttcatgaaaaaatGTGCTATAAAGAATTTAATAATCCAATAGAGCATAGAGATGAGATGTTTACAAGTCTGCGCATTAGACGCTCAAAGCACCAAAATGCATCTGCTTCATCATCGAGAAGAATTATCATAGGGGAGCATAGGTCACTCATTCCTGTTCAGAATTGTAAGATGTTAAAACATGAAGCTTAAATTAATTGCAAATGGTGGTTGCAATTATTTCATGCAAGATTGCACGGAAAAAAAGTAGAACTGGACAACTAGTACATAAACGAGTAAATCCTATCATATATATTCTTCTTTTATAGATAAATCCATTAACCTAATTGGTGTTTTCTTCTCTCAAGGTTCAGATTTCTCTACACAGTTCATTTTTCTTCAATGAAAATTAATTTAGAGGTCTTAATTTGACCGAACACTTAAAAAGAGTGATTAAATAAATATGAAGGTGCTGTTATGTGGTTTCAAACCCCAAAAATACTTGAACATAACAAGGTACCATACATTAAATATTCTATGAATATTGGCTTTCCTTTTAATGCCAGGGTTGTTAGGTTAACATTAGGGTCAACAACTAGCCAAATATATTACAGAATAGCGCAAATACATACATGGAATTACCAAATGTATGAAGTTAAGATctcagaattcaaaaaaatataGTACCGGTCTATATCCAATTATCCAAAGAGACCAAACATGTAATATACATTAAAAACCCACCTTGACCGTAGCCGACATCTTTATCTATCCAAGCATAAAGTGCAAGAACATCCCATAGTTTCGCCAAGTTTTCTTGCTTCTCATAAAAAACCAACGTCCTATCAGTGCGAACCACATCAAGACCTGAAATTTGTTATGTCCAAGAAAACGGTCATTCACACACCATGTGGATTATACTATGACATCTATTATGATGGGATTTTATTTTACTACATGATAATACTTCAAAAGATAACAATAAATTACTACCCATTTAaggaaatcaaagtcaaagcCAACTATGTCATGCCATATAAATCAAATTGCATTTGTACAACTAAACATTCAGGCATAACAGATTTATGAACAAAATAATTCTGGAGCAGGATTTCACCTAATACTTATATGCCTATGAAATAACTAACATACCATAGCCGATATATAATAGACACTGCACGAAAAGAAATTCACGAACCTATTTGATGGAGAGTTAACAACCACTGGACTACTCTCTTGTCCGCCACTGTTTCTACATTACTTGCAGCATTTAAACTTGAAGGCCAATTATTATCTTGAGGAAGAACAGCCAATCCCTCGGCTGAATTTGTTTCTGATAGAACCAATGGCTCTTGAATTGGCTGACCATCTTCACTAATAACAGGTGCTGTGATAAATCTACCACTTCCAACAAGAGGAAACAGTTGGCGGCATTCTTCCTTCCACGTAGCATATTGCATCCTGATGACAAAAACATAAGTGATATTCAAGTAATGATATATTAGATTTAGAGTTCAGAAACAGCAGTTATAAAATTACAGAAGTACTATGTAATTTCCCTTGTTTTATCCTTATATAAAGGATGTGGAAGCAATTCCTCCTTTATTTTTTAAGGACGtggcatttttatttaataggaAAACTAAGGCAGCGACAAAATTCAACGTCATAAAAATTTTAAATGCTCTACAATGCTCTGACCTGTGAGGGTAACAAGGGAGTAAAAACAGAATAGTTATcgaacaaaataaaaatctataAAATGGGAAGATTGATTACCTTCGGCGTTGTCTTATCTGATCTCTTTCCTCAAATGTACTCTTGGGATCATAGCAACCAAGTAGAAATTCCCAAACTTCTCCCCTAATTGATGGATGAACTCCCTATTCAAAAGCTTCAATAAAGTATCCATCAACTCACAATCACATTTACAAACAAATACTTGTCTTTCTACACTTGCCCACACAAGAAAACCATAATCTTGAATAAAATTTAGAGGCATCATAAAACAATAATCAGCACGGCACATCCATTACTCATCATcatgaagaaaaaatattacTTATGAAGAAAATGATCACTAGGAGAACTTTCCATGACTACCATCTGTCATTTTTAAATGAGCATGTAGTCATGCATGGACATGTTCAAGTGAATTGAACCAGCATTATTATGATAAAAAAGCAATTACCCCTCTGTAGATTCGGCGCAGAGTCTTGCCTATATCCAGATACCCTTCTGTAGTAAATGCAGCATGCCATTTTCTTGCACTTAGTGTTTTACCAGCCTGGACCACATAATAAAAgaagttaaaaataaaaatacagtATATACGTATTACAAAATCGGAAATccaaataaatgtaaaattttCAAGATGAAGAAGGCACAAGATTTTTGTATTGAGGAGTCGGATCATCtaattgatttatgtttgtCTCATAAGATAGAAACCCCACAAGGAAAATTAATCATTTAGTATTTGTCATGATCCTTGGCTAATTACCAAGTGTATTTTATCCATATTCAGATTTAGTTCTCTTAAAAGTTTTAAACTTTTCCAAAATGAAGCAATCAACCAATTCATAACAGCCTATATGCCATTGTATAGTCAAGACATAGTGAAATACAAACAAATCTTAATAATTAATACAACAAGTGTTTTACTTAATCAAGTTCCACGAGATAAATTAAAACCTAAGTGCCCCTATTTCATGCATCTACCATAAGAATCAGGATTTGATCCAAAATAATGTGGACAATCATATAATTTAGAAACGAAACTACATTCAATTTGGCATTCATGATACAGTAATTTCTGTACAATAAACTCCTCTCAGTGAATCAAACTTTATTGATTAAAAGTGATACATGATATGACATTACTGGATTTGAAATTCACAAGAAGCAAGAAATAGAAGATCCTAAAAGCTCAAAATACTTTATTCCTTCAATAAAGGAGCATCACTAAAACACATCATTGTCAACTCTGTAAAGGTCAACAACACATTTCAGATCACTCATAAATGATTTTCAATTATCCAAAATCAACCTATCCCCAAATGAACAAAAGTCCCTTCCACTTGTTAAGCTCAATACAATTTACCTTAGAAAGACAGACAAGCCagattaaaaaggaaaaaaaaaaatacactaaCATCCTCAAATGACCAAACAGAACCTCATATTATTATGCATTGACCAATACCAATTTCTACCAATGCTCATTATGTTCATCTATGAACAAAGATTCTCAGATTAGGACACTCCATAGTGGAAAAAAAATACTGGGGGGAAAGAAAACAGACCTTGATCTTAAATCGAGAAATGGGAACATCAGTGCACTCAGGGCGAATTTCATAGAAAGAATCAGCAGGAACTCCTGGATCTCTCCACATCCCAACCCCACAACAAAAAGCCAGAAGAGCTCTCAAGAAAAACACCAACAAACCAAAAAGCAAAGATTTTTAGTATCAAACAACCTTGCCAGCACCTAAAAGCTGAACCTCTTTGAAAAGATCAACAAGACCCAGATACAAAAACTTGTGAATTGAAGAAATCAAAGGTGACCCAGCTTGAAAGAGTTACAgagaacaataaaaaaaatatttttttaacaattttGTGTGTAATAATGATTAGTTGTTAGCATCTGCGGCGTTGTGGGGTTGGTAGTGCCGTACGTAGTGGGGATGGTGTGGAGGAAGGTAGTAATGCCCTGTCACGAGGTGGAATAGAAGAGAAGACTCATAAATTCTCACGAAACCTTATTGCATATAGACATAGTACACAAACttgtgtttttcactttttctatgtttctcTTTCATGAATTAGGATTTGTAATTCTAGATGAGAGTCACTTTGCCATTTCCATTAGATAGATTTTTTTCAGTTACTTGATCTTTTACTATATAGATTTGCAATTGCAGtttcaatattttaattttttttttgttacaaaggaaaattaatattttaatatatattatcaatATATTTTCAATAAGAAATTAAAGATACTATAAAATAATCACGCTATTAATTACAAAAtttaaatatcaaatgtataatatcaattttagttttaaaataatatatttatatataatatcaaCTTTATATAATAATAGTTCTAATAGAGAATAGAgaattattatattaaaattaaaaattatacaccaaaaagtaaaaattaaaatattttgttgTATAAACCACCTTAAATACTATTTTTATCCCACAACTGAcagttttaatattatataattcaGGGGGCTTTGAGATCATGTTAAGTAGATAAGTCTGTTTGAGAAAATCCTTCTCTGTTATAAATGTATGTTTTCTACTAAATTATACAATAAGTTTCTCAATAAATTTACATTTCATTGCATTATAATTCATAATTTATttcttaatataaaaataatattttattatttataaataataaaatattataaataacacAAATAAATATGTGCAACACACGGGCATAGTATAATATACATATATCTATATTTCTATATAagtatttacttttttttttgaaatgatataAGTATTTACTTGAAATTTACATTGATGTTAATATTAATTTGTCATTTTTTACACTtcatattaactattaattacgttcaaaaaaatattaactattaattaaatatatacaCACGTACACATTTAATTATAACATtagatattaaaattaatttatgagTATTTTTTTTACGGTATTATAAACATATTAGTTAGTAATCACAAGtgatgtaaccaaaaaaaaaatcacaagtgGAAAAAAATAGTTGAGAAATATCTAAATAGTACTATAAATGACTAATAAATATtactattaaatgaaatattcatgtaaataaaaatgaataaatattacacattttattaaaaaatattataaattaaatctATAAATATAATTTGCAACGCGTATTTTCTGGTAATTAGATAAGCAACTTTGTGgaataaaatatgaaataaattgATGAGTGTGATGGATTGGAATTGGCACATACTGGATGGTCAAACACGGGAAGAGCTGGCTGCTGGTGCGAAACAATAAGACCTGGTCGTGACGAATGTCTTATACGCGGAAACTAAAGAGGGATGTGGATATcatgtactccctccggtcctatttataagcatgaaagagaagaaaatttttggtccttattataagaaccaaatgaaagtttgtgctttattaattattttttccaacaatcactactacagaaatgaCATTTTGCCACGCcccaattgccacggttataggcgAAACCGTGGCAAAagctcaattgtcacggttataagcggaaccgtggcaatagagtacaatattttattatttttttctaggGACCGTGACAATAGACACACTCTCCAACTTTTTTCAGAAGAAAACCCTAAAGCTGTGCAAACCCTCTCCCTCCCACGCTCTATCCCACTCTCCACACTCCATCGACATGTTCCAACGAAGCTCCGATCTGTTCACGTCCCTCTCTCGTTTCCCTGTCCTTCCCTCCCACTCTCCATCGACCCGTTCCCTCTCTCCCACCGGCGCCGCTTGTTCCTGAAAGATGAAAGGAGTATTTTGACGGGATCTTCTCATCCACTCGCGGATCTGGTTCCTCCTTCCCTTCCATCGAAGTCCTTTCCTCTCACGTCCCCCTGTTCTCGGTTCCTGTCCGTGTAGAATCGAATCAATCCAGATTTGATGGATGAGGAGAGAGGTGAGATCAATGGCGAGCGCGGGTACTCGATGGACTCCACGGAATCAAGGTGGGGCTTTGACGCTGATTTGTGATTGAGAGGCCGACGAAACGGTGCTCCTGTGCAGCTGCTTGATTCcgacgaggaggatgatggCACCACCGAGCAGAGACTCATTCGCACTGGTCCTCGAGTTGATTCCTTCGATGTTGAAGCTCTTGACGTCCCTGGTGCTCACAGAAATGACTATGAGGtccttcttttctctctttgccTAATAACCTCTACGAATTTTGCATTTCAATCATGATAATCATTTACAGTGGAATATAGGGTTTTTGTAAGGCTTGTGATTTGTGATATACTTAGTTAgtaatatctattttttttgtgattggAATCAAGTAGAGTTAGTGACCAGGTTGATTCTGATTTCTGTGTGTTTCAATTTTATGAATTTTGTGATCTTAAGTTGAAATTTCAGATGgaaaaacatttaatttttctGTGTGTTTGCGCGCGAGTTGCGAGAAGCTCCGCCTAACACCCTCGCATCACCCTTCTCCGTCATGGCCATGGCCAGCCACCACCTCGTCGTCACGCTCTCACTCAATGGTCAAAAGGTTAGTTCACATTGTAATTTCAATTTTAGTTTGTTCGTGACTTTATTTCTTGGAGCTTACATACTGTGCCATTTGATTTTCTCCTTcgttttgatttatgttatgAATTCAGAGTTTGATTTCATCATTTATCATTTTTTCATTCAGAGCATGGCAATGGACGGTGAATAAGGTGAGCCATTATCTCTCCCTTCTCTATTTGTAGCATGCTCTTTTATTGAGGTTCTTAAATGACATCTGATTTCATTTTGTATTTGGTTTGTGAGTTTCTATTCTACACCTATTATGCGTGCAAGTGTAAGAATAGAAAGCACAGGTCCATGGACGCTTTGAGAAAATAAGCAACAAAAAGTTTAACTTCTTCTACTTCGTTTGAGCGAGCATCGCTGTATGGTTCTAGGAATATTCTTGACCATCACAGAGACATGAGGATGGGCGTAGATAACATGAGCTATGAGGTTATTATTCATCTTACAATCGTTTGTAGTGCTACAATTATTGTTGTTATGTACTTTGAAACATCTTAAATTACTTTGATGATGGGTTTGACTAGGAACTTCTTGCACTTGGTGAGAGGATTGCCCATGTTAACACAGGGTTGTCTGAAGACTCGCTCACCAAGAAACAGTGTAATCTTTCTGGTATGTTTTTATTCATCCATAAATAAATACTTCAGAAGGAAAGCCACTTTAGAGAATATTCTGCCATTGCTTCATTAAAGTGAAATTCGTTTTATTTCAATCGTCATAAAGTGCATGCTGCATTTCATATGTTTAGAAATGGTGGCATTGTgtcattcctttttttttaatagattAGCTTTTCATTTTCCTGATTTGTAAATTACTCTTTTTCCTATTCTTTGTGAGTTCTAACGCATGCCTCTTATTTTTCTCATCTGGGTTTTCAGTTTTCATCACTTTGATCAATTTAGTTTCTATATTTTCAGAAGCTGATTTCATCCAAGGTTACTGAATCACCCTTATAAGGCAAGTCTTCATGAGATCAACGAGGAACCCAGTTGCCCATCTCCTTTAATTTTTGATTTCGAGCAGGCAACTCTTGACGAAGAAGATATAAAGGAGCTCATATGGAAGGAGTCTCTGAACTTCTGCTAGGATCAGGTGCAGGAATAATAGTCTTGGCAAAATTGCCTTTTTCTGTCATTATATTCTATGGAATTTCATAATGCATGTTTCGCAAGTTGAGTGGTAAATGATCTACTTCTGTAAAACATGTTTCGCGAGTTGAATAGGTTCTCCCAGACCTGTTTTTTAAACTTGACTGAAAACaaagtttttagttttcttatCTAAGCAATTTTTTAACATTgtattttatttgtatattgTTATTTAAGGTTCTTATTTGATCACTGTGTGGCTGAAAACTTGACTGAGAAATTTGCCTTTTTGAGTCCTCATCGAACGGCACATGGGCTGACCAATCAAAGCCAATATTTCGGATGCAATTATGGCAAATGGACACCCAAACCAATTATATCTTGCACCGGTCAATATAGGGTGAGAAATATTGGATGAAATTTGTAAATATTAATTCATAGTTACTTGATTAATTTATATGATTAGCTActtgatttattaatattataatttaacaTGTCTTGCTTGTAGGGCACATTGGGTGTTGGTTGTGATCAATGCCACTACAGGGACCTTATTTTACTTGGATCCTATACATGGTAGTTTGAATCAACGCAAAGTCATGAAAGAGATGTTTGATAAGTAAGCTTATATAGATCTACTTGCTATGTTAGTCATGCTATTCAACATATTTAATCATGattttttcattcaatttgttAGTGCAATGATGATCTACCGTGCTAATTGCAATGACAAGAGGATTACATGGTCCAAAGCCAAATGGAATACTATAAAGGTATACAAATTTACATAGCTGAAAACAATTAGATCTAGCTACCAAATCACTGATATATATTACATTTGTTTTTTATAGTGCCCTGCCCAAACAAATTATATAGATTGCGGGTACTATGTACTAAGCTTTCTAAAGGAGATAATTGCGCACAAAAAATCTACAATTCCACAAGCGGTATGGAACTTTGactaaattcttaatttttcctatttttaagtGTGACTCTAAATTTTGTAACTTTTACCATCATTTTGCAGTACTTCTCTGATTGTCAATTTGGCTTTTACGATGAGGATcaactaaatgaaattaaagaagagtGGGCTACTTATGTGTTAAAGAATTTTGCCTAGTGTGGGCTATTTGCTTTAATTCCTTGTGAGAGTATGAGCTACTTATGGTATGGAACTGCACTGCATGTTATTTTAGAGTATTTGGTTCAAGCAGTGTACTGTACTGGCTAGTGTTGGCTATTTGGTTTAATTTCTTGTGAGAGTATGTTCTCAACAACAATTAGTATTGTTTTGGACAAATTAGTGTAAATGTATTGTTTTCTTATTCAAGGTTGGAATATTTGAGTAATTTGGCTAGAATATGTGAATCTTGGtgattttatgcaatttatttttcaatataaacgTACTAAAATTTATGCACACACcaggtaaaaagaaaaaaatcaaaaattctgTAGCAATTTCACAGACCAGGTGTATGACCTATTGTCACGATtacaaccgtggcaatagaggccacctattgccacggttacttactcaaccgtggcaatagagggaacctattgtcacggttactcTTTACAAACCGTGATAACAGGCtaatcaattgtcacggttaaataggtaaccgtgacaatatatggcctctattgtcacggttaaataggtaaccgtgacaatat
This portion of the Lotus japonicus ecotype B-129 chromosome 3, LjGifu_v1.2 genome encodes:
- the LOC130749511 gene encoding uncharacterized protein LOC130749511 encodes the protein MANGHPNQLYLAPVNIGAHWVLVVINATTGTLFYLDPIHGSLNQRKVMKEMFDNAMMIYRANCNDKRITWSKAKWNTIKCPAQTNYIDCGYYVLSFLKEIIAHKKSTIPQAYFSDCQFGFYDEDQLNEIKEEWATYVLKNFA
- the LOC130742388 gene encoding rab GTPase-activating protein 22-like, giving the protein MWRDPGVPADSFYEIRPECTDVPISRFKIKAGKTLSARKWHAAFTTEGYLDIGKTLRRIYRGGVHPSIRGEVWEFLLGCYDPKSTFEERDQIRQRRRMQYATWKEECRQLFPLVGSGRFITAPVISEDGQPIQEPLVLSETNSAEGLAVLPQDNNWPSSLNAASNVETVADKRVVQWLLTLHQIGLDVVRTDRTLVFYEKQENLAKLWDVLALYAWIDKDVGYGQGMSDLCSPMIILLDDEADAFWCFERLMRRLRGNFRCTNNSVGVEAQLSNLASITQVIDPKLHKHLEHLGGGGYLFAFRMLMVLFRREFSFCDSLFLWEMMWALEYDPDLFLMYEEPQSATKKTEGPKGKAKSIHQCGKYERANMRNGTKNSEAPLPISIFLAASVLKDKSAELLHEARGLDDVVKILNDTTGNLDAKKACSGAMKLHKKYLRKAKKQ